One genomic segment of Thermus thermamylovorans includes these proteins:
- a CDS encoding ATP-binding protein, giving the protein MERIGVVLGSREATPLEFWVGVEGGGLLRLDDLVVVEGHHPKVGRVRYFGMVDRVAKVHEGESFDTDTFLAVEGKIPVSLAYVAHVSVTRILPEEFFPPDPGSPVYLAQGEELELALYYEAMRNQRGSTKLPAGLLKNGEVAYLNLEFLNGAKGGHVNISGISGVAAKTSYATFLLKSLLESGVLEEAHQAKVLLFNVKGEDLFFLDKKNARLTEEARAAYARLGLPATPFGSVAFLAPPKKEGYLPDVDTRLEGVRAYHWDLVQFAQRGLLPFLFADKGALSNLGFLVAHVAEKLRRLAQGQKGPALLVEDWPGEDLPEGITFDALGKVRLKGFAELVAYLEFKLLGPESGEGEGDRAWTARQARPTLEAFVRRLRASVEGVGHLLRGDRPGNPPDPLKGEQVHVVDLAKLRPQAQMFVVGALLKDLFERKERGQYRGQVFVVLDELNKYAPRDEESPIKDVLLDIAERGRSLGVILIGAQQTASEVERRVVGNAAIRVVGRLDAAEAERPEYRHLPASFRQRALILPQGAVILSQPEIPVPLLVRFPFPAWATKREEVLEDNSAEALRRELF; this is encoded by the coding sequence GTGGAGCGGATCGGTGTGGTGCTGGGCAGCCGGGAGGCCACCCCCCTGGAGTTCTGGGTGGGGGTGGAGGGGGGAGGGCTTTTGCGCCTGGACGACCTGGTGGTGGTGGAGGGCCACCACCCCAAGGTGGGCAGGGTGCGCTACTTCGGCATGGTGGACCGCGTGGCCAAGGTCCACGAGGGGGAGAGTTTTGACACGGACACCTTTTTGGCGGTGGAGGGGAAGATCCCCGTGAGCCTGGCCTACGTGGCCCACGTGAGCGTGACCCGCATCCTGCCCGAGGAGTTCTTCCCCCCGGACCCCGGCTCCCCCGTCTACCTCGCGCAAGGGGAAGAGCTGGAGCTTGCCCTCTACTACGAGGCCATGCGCAACCAGCGGGGGAGCACCAAGCTCCCCGCGGGCCTCCTCAAGAACGGGGAGGTGGCCTACCTCAACCTGGAGTTCCTGAACGGGGCAAAGGGGGGCCACGTGAACATCTCCGGGATCAGCGGCGTGGCGGCCAAGACCAGCTACGCCACATTCCTCCTCAAAAGCCTCCTGGAAAGTGGGGTCCTGGAGGAGGCCCACCAGGCCAAGGTGCTCCTCTTCAACGTGAAGGGGGAAGACCTCTTCTTCCTGGACAAGAAGAACGCCCGCCTCACGGAGGAGGCCAGGGCGGCCTATGCCCGGCTGGGCCTCCCCGCCACCCCCTTTGGCAGCGTGGCCTTCCTGGCCCCCCCCAAAAAGGAGGGGTACCTGCCGGACGTGGACACCCGGCTGGAGGGGGTCAGGGCCTACCACTGGGACCTGGTGCAGTTCGCCCAAAGGGGCCTCCTCCCCTTCCTCTTCGCCGACAAGGGGGCCCTTTCCAACCTGGGTTTCCTGGTGGCCCACGTGGCGGAAAAGCTCAGGCGGCTGGCCCAGGGGCAGAAGGGGCCGGCCCTCCTGGTGGAGGACTGGCCAGGGGAGGATCTGCCCGAGGGCATCACCTTCGACGCCTTGGGCAAGGTGCGCCTCAAGGGCTTTGCCGAGCTCGTAGCCTACCTGGAGTTCAAGCTCCTGGGCCCGGAAAGCGGCGAAGGGGAGGGGGACCGGGCCTGGACAGCCCGCCAGGCCCGCCCCACCCTCGAGGCCTTCGTGCGGCGCCTGCGGGCCAGCGTGGAAGGGGTGGGCCACCTCCTCCGGGGGGACCGCCCCGGGAACCCCCCGGACCCCCTGAAGGGGGAGCAGGTGCACGTGGTGGACCTGGCCAAGCTCCGGCCCCAGGCGCAGATGTTCGTGGTGGGCGCTCTCCTCAAGGACCTCTTCGAGCGCAAGGAGCGGGGCCAGTACCGGGGCCAGGTCTTCGTCGTCCTGGACGAGCTCAACAAGTACGCCCCCCGGGACGAGGAAAGCCCCATCAAGGACGTCCTCCTGGACATCGCCGAGCGGGGCCGCTCCTTAGGGGTGATCCTCATCGGGGCGCAGCAGACGGCGAGCGAGGTGGAGCGCAGGGTGGTGGGCAACGCCGCCATCCGGGTGGTGGGCCGTCTGGACGCCGCCGAGGCCGAGCGGCCCGAGTACCGCCACCTGCCCGCCTCCTTCCGCCAGCGGGCCCTCATCCTGCCTCAGGGGGCGGTGATCCTCTCCCAGCCCGAGATCCCCGTGCCCCTCCTCGTGCGCTTCCCCTTCCCCGCCTGGGCCACCAAGCGGGAGGAGGTCCTGGAGGACAACTCCGCGGAGGCGCTCAGGCGGGAACTCTTCTGA
- the gcvT gene encoding glycine cleavage system aminomethyltransferase GcvT, with product MKKTPLYEAHLRHGGRLVGFAGYALPVQYASIREEHLSVRRGVGLFDVSHMGEFLVQGPEAQAFLQWATANDAARLKVGRAQYSMLPNAQGGVVDDIYLYRLGEEAYLMVVNAANIAKDLAHLQGLARGFRAELQDVSEATALLALQGPKAAELLQGLTDTDLATKRKNDVWEAQVAGRPARLARTGYTGEDGFELFLAPEDAEPVFETLLEAGATPCGLGARDTLRLEAGFPLYGHELTDATNPLCTPWAWVVKREKDFYGKGALLASPCQEKLVGLVLETGIPREGYPVLSGEERVGRVTSGGFSPLLEKGIALAYVGQEAGEPFFVEIRGRLVRASLSPLPFVPLK from the coding sequence ATGAAGAAGACCCCACTTTATGAAGCCCACCTGCGCCACGGGGGGCGCCTGGTGGGGTTCGCGGGCTACGCCCTGCCGGTGCAGTACGCCTCCATCCGCGAGGAGCACCTTTCGGTGCGCCGAGGGGTGGGGCTTTTCGACGTGAGCCACATGGGGGAGTTCCTTGTGCAGGGTCCTGAGGCCCAGGCCTTCCTCCAGTGGGCCACGGCCAACGACGCCGCCAGGCTGAAGGTGGGCCGGGCCCAGTACTCCATGCTCCCCAACGCCCAGGGGGGTGTGGTGGACGACATCTACCTCTACCGCCTGGGGGAGGAGGCGTACCTCATGGTGGTGAATGCAGCCAACATCGCCAAGGACTTGGCCCACCTCCAAGGGTTGGCCCGGGGTTTCCGGGCGGAGCTCCAGGACGTTTCCGAGGCAACGGCGCTCTTGGCCTTGCAGGGGCCCAAGGCGGCGGAGCTTTTGCAGGGCCTCACGGATACCGACCTGGCCACGAAGAGGAAAAACGATGTCTGGGAGGCCCAGGTGGCGGGGAGGCCCGCCCGGCTGGCCCGCACCGGGTACACGGGGGAGGACGGGTTTGAGCTCTTCTTGGCCCCCGAGGATGCCGAGCCCGTCTTCGAAACCCTCCTGGAGGCGGGGGCTACCCCTTGTGGCCTCGGGGCCCGGGACACCCTGAGGCTGGAGGCGGGCTTTCCCCTTTACGGCCACGAGCTCACCGACGCCACCAACCCCTTGTGCACCCCCTGGGCCTGGGTGGTGAAAAGGGAAAAGGACTTCTACGGCAAGGGGGCCCTGCTCGCCTCTCCTTGCCAGGAAAAGCTGGTCGGCCTGGTGCTGGAGACGGGCATCCCCCGGGAGGGCTACCCCGTGCTTTCCGGGGAGGAGCGGGTGGGCCGGGTGACGAGCGGGGGCTTCTCGCCCCTTTTGGAAAAGGGGATCGCCCTCGCCTACGTGGGGCAGGAGGCGGGGGAGCCCTTCTTCGTGGAGATACGGGGCAGGCTGGTACGGGCTTCCCTTAGCCCCCTGCCCTTCGTGCCGCTAAAATAG
- the gcvH gene encoding glycine cleavage system protein GcvH translates to MDIPKDRFYTKTHEWALPEGDTVLVGITDYAQDALGDVVYVELPEVGRKVEKGEAVAVVESVKTASDIYAPVAGEVVEVNAALEKTPELINQDPYGEGWIFRIRPLDIDHLDDLLDAEGYQEALEGEA, encoded by the coding sequence ATGGACATACCCAAGGACCGCTTTTACACCAAGACCCACGAATGGGCCCTGCCCGAAGGGGACACGGTGCTGGTGGGTATCACCGACTACGCCCAGGACGCTTTGGGGGACGTGGTCTACGTGGAGCTTCCCGAGGTAGGGCGGAAGGTGGAAAAAGGCGAAGCGGTGGCGGTGGTGGAGAGCGTGAAGACCGCCTCCGACATCTACGCCCCCGTGGCCGGGGAGGTGGTGGAGGTGAACGCCGCCTTGGAGAAGACCCCGGAGCTCATCAACCAGGACCCCTATGGGGAGGGCTGGATCTTCCGCATCCGCCCCCTGGACATAGACCACCTGGACGACCTCCTGGACGCGGAGGGGTACCAGGAGGCTTTGGAGGGTGAGGCCTGA
- the gcvPA gene encoding aminomethyl-transferring glycine dehydrogenase subunit GcvPA, with product MDYAPHTEEEIRAMLEKVGAESLQDLYRHLPEEILNPGIALPEPLPEWAVLEELNRLAARNQPAHRAFLGGGIRSHHTPPVVQALGSRGEFLTAYTPYQPEVSQGVLQATFEYQTMIAELAGLEVANASLYDGATALAEGVLLALRETGRMRVLVSQGVHPEYRQVLGSYLEAVGAGLHTLPLEGGRTPLGEVPEGVGAVVAQNPNFLGALEDLSPLAEAAHAAGALFVVVADPLSLGVLKPPGAYGADIAVGDGQSLGLPMGFGGPHFGYLATKKAFVRQIPGRLVSETVDAEGRRGFILTLQAREQYIRRAKAKSNITTNAQLTALMGAMYLAALGPEGLKEVALQGVAMAHRLRELLLEIPGVEPFTPKPFFNEFALRLPKPPVEVRRALAQRGLHAATPVPREYGENLALFAATELHTEEDLLRLRDALKEVLA from the coding sequence ATGGACTACGCGCCCCACACGGAAGAGGAGATCCGGGCCATGCTGGAGAAGGTGGGGGCGGAAAGCCTTCAGGACCTTTACCGGCACCTGCCCGAGGAGATCTTGAACCCAGGGATCGCCTTGCCCGAACCCCTGCCCGAGTGGGCGGTCCTGGAGGAGCTAAACCGCCTTGCCGCGAGGAACCAGCCCGCCCACAGGGCCTTCTTAGGCGGGGGGATCCGTAGCCACCACACCCCCCCGGTGGTCCAGGCCTTGGGCTCCCGGGGGGAGTTCCTCACCGCCTACACCCCCTACCAGCCGGAGGTGAGCCAAGGGGTCTTGCAGGCCACCTTCGAGTACCAGACCATGATCGCCGAGCTTGCGGGCCTGGAGGTGGCCAACGCCTCCCTTTACGACGGGGCTACCGCCTTGGCGGAGGGGGTGCTCCTGGCCCTCCGGGAGACGGGCAGGATGCGGGTCCTGGTCTCCCAGGGGGTACACCCCGAGTACCGGCAGGTGCTGGGGAGCTACCTCGAGGCGGTGGGGGCGGGGCTCCACACCCTGCCCCTGGAGGGGGGCCGCACCCCCTTGGGGGAGGTGCCCGAGGGGGTGGGGGCGGTGGTGGCGCAAAACCCCAACTTCCTGGGGGCCCTGGAGGACCTCTCCCCCCTGGCGGAGGCCGCCCACGCCGCGGGGGCGCTTTTCGTGGTCGTGGCCGACCCCCTCTCCTTGGGGGTGCTCAAGCCCCCGGGGGCCTACGGGGCGGACATCGCCGTGGGGGACGGGCAGAGCCTGGGGCTGCCCATGGGCTTTGGCGGGCCCCACTTTGGCTACCTGGCCACGAAGAAGGCCTTTGTGCGCCAGATCCCCGGACGGCTGGTCTCGGAGACGGTGGACGCGGAGGGGAGGCGGGGCTTCATCCTCACCCTCCAGGCCCGGGAGCAGTACATCCGCCGGGCCAAGGCCAAGAGCAACATCACCACCAACGCCCAGCTCACCGCCCTCATGGGGGCCATGTACCTGGCGGCCCTGGGGCCAGAGGGGCTTAAGGAGGTGGCCCTGCAGGGGGTGGCCATGGCCCACCGCCTCCGGGAGCTTCTTCTGGAGATCCCGGGGGTGGAGCCCTTTACCCCGAAGCCCTTCTTCAACGAGTTCGCCCTGAGGCTTCCCAAGCCCCCCGTGGAGGTGCGGCGGGCCCTGGCCCAAAGGGGCCTCCACGCCGCCACCCCCGTGCCCCGGGAGTACGGGGAGAACCTGGCCCTCTTCGCCGCCACCGAGCTGCACACGGAGGAAGACCTCCTCCGGCTTAGGGACGCCCTCAAGGAGGTGCTGGCATGA
- the gcvPB gene encoding aminomethyl-transferring glycine dehydrogenase subunit GcvPB, which yields MSFPLIFERSRKGRRGLRLVKGVPPAEDLLPQEFLRPSPPRLPEVDELTLVRHYTGLSRRQVGVDTTFYPLGSCTMKYNPKLHEEAVRPFAHLHPYQDPGTAQGALELMWQLAEYLKALTGMDAITLQPAAGAHGELTGILIIRAYHEDRGEGKTRRLVLVPDSAHGSNPATASMAGYGVKEVPSGPDGEVDLEALKRELGPHVAAIMLTNPNTLGLFERRILEISRLAKEAGVQLYYDGANLNAILGWARPGDMGFDVVHLNLHKTFTVPHGGGGPGSGPVGVRAHLAPYLPVPTVERGEEGVYLSFDRPKSIGRVRSFYGNFLALVRAWAYIRTLGLPGLKRAAALSVLNARYLEELLKEKGYRVPYEGPCMHEFVAQPPQGFRALDIAKGLLELGFHPPTVYFPLIVKEALMVEPTETESKETLEAFAEAMGALLQKPKEWLEGAPYSTPVRRLDELRANRQPKLTHFDEPGLP from the coding sequence ATGAGCTTTCCCCTGATTTTCGAGCGGAGCCGCAAGGGCAGGCGGGGCCTGAGGCTCGTGAAGGGGGTGCCCCCCGCGGAGGACCTCCTTCCCCAGGAGTTCCTGCGGCCAAGCCCCCCCCGCCTCCCCGAGGTGGACGAGCTCACCCTGGTGCGCCACTACACGGGGCTCTCCCGCCGCCAGGTGGGGGTGGACACCACCTTCTACCCCCTGGGGAGCTGCACCATGAAGTACAACCCCAAGCTCCACGAGGAGGCCGTAAGGCCCTTCGCCCACCTCCACCCTTACCAGGACCCGGGGACGGCCCAGGGCGCCCTGGAGCTCATGTGGCAGCTTGCGGAGTACCTGAAGGCCCTCACCGGCATGGACGCCATCACCCTGCAGCCTGCGGCTGGGGCCCACGGGGAGCTCACGGGGATCCTCATCATCCGCGCCTACCACGAGGACCGGGGGGAAGGGAAGACCCGCAGGCTCGTCCTGGTTCCCGACTCCGCCCACGGCTCCAACCCCGCCACCGCCAGCATGGCGGGCTACGGGGTGAAGGAGGTGCCCTCGGGGCCCGACGGGGAGGTGGACCTCGAGGCCCTGAAGCGGGAGCTCGGCCCCCACGTGGCGGCCATCATGCTCACCAACCCCAACACCCTGGGCCTTTTTGAGCGGCGCATCCTGGAGATCTCCCGCCTGGCCAAGGAGGCCGGGGTCCAGCTCTACTACGACGGGGCCAACCTGAACGCCATCCTGGGCTGGGCCCGCCCCGGGGACATGGGCTTCGACGTGGTCCACCTGAACCTGCACAAGACCTTCACCGTGCCCCACGGGGGCGGGGGACCGGGCTCGGGGCCGGTGGGGGTGAGGGCCCACCTGGCCCCCTACCTGCCCGTGCCCACGGTGGAGCGGGGGGAGGAGGGCGTTTACCTCAGCTTTGACCGCCCCAAGAGCATCGGCCGGGTGCGGAGCTTCTACGGGAACTTCCTGGCCCTGGTGCGGGCTTGGGCCTACATCCGCACCCTGGGCCTTCCGGGCCTCAAGCGGGCCGCGGCCCTCTCCGTTCTCAACGCCCGCTACCTGGAAGAACTCCTCAAGGAGAAGGGGTACCGGGTGCCCTACGAGGGGCCTTGCATGCACGAGTTCGTGGCCCAACCCCCCCAGGGGTTCCGCGCCCTGGACATCGCCAAGGGCCTTTTAGAGCTCGGCTTCCACCCCCCTACGGTCTACTTCCCCTTGATCGTCAAGGAGGCCCTCATGGTGGAGCCCACGGAGACCGAGAGCAAGGAGACTCTCGAGGCCTTCGCCGAGGCCATGGGGGCCCTCCTGCAAAAGCCCAAGGAGTGGCTCGAGGGCGCCCCCTACTCCACCCCCGTGCGCCGCCTGGATGAGCTCAGGGCCAACCGGCAGCCCAAGCTCACCCACTTCGACGAGCCGGGTCTTCCCTAG
- a CDS encoding rhodanese-like domain-containing protein has translation MKGYRFAWLGLLLVLPVLAQATTATFSAMTVREVGNFLSTLPAGFYAMAPAVAKQQMDAMDVFLLDVREPSEFQAERIQGAVNIPIRDLPRRIGEVPKGKPVIVYCKVGHRGAMATVFLRGQGYNVQSISGGLDAWKAAGLPVVR, from the coding sequence ATGAAAGGCTACAGGTTCGCTTGGCTCGGTCTCCTTCTGGTCCTTCCGGTTCTGGCCCAGGCCACTACGGCCACCTTCTCCGCCATGACGGTGCGGGAGGTAGGCAACTTCCTCTCCACCCTGCCCGCGGGGTTCTACGCCATGGCCCCGGCGGTGGCCAAGCAGCAGATGGACGCCATGGACGTCTTCCTCCTGGACGTGCGGGAGCCCAGCGAGTTCCAGGCGGAGCGGATCCAGGGAGCGGTGAACATCCCCATCCGCGACCTGCCCCGGCGCATCGGTGAGGTGCCCAAGGGCAAGCCGGTGATCGTGTACTGCAAGGTGGGCCACAGGGGCGCCATGGCCACGGTCTTCCTGCGGGGCCAAGGCTACAACGTCCAAAGCATCAGCGGCGGGCTGGACGCCTGGAAGGCCGCGGGGCTTCCCGTGGTGAGGTAG
- a CDS encoding 4Fe-4S dicluster domain-containing protein has protein sequence MPRYAMAIDLSLCVGCAACAVACKMENQVPPGVFNLWIREREVGAYPDLTVEFRPEQCLHCENPPCVPVCPTGASYQREDGLVLVDPRRCIACGACIAACPYDARYLHPAGYVEKCTFCAHRLERGQAPACVATCPTFCRTFGDLDDPESPVSRALREAGRVDVLRPELGTRPKLFYLNAPSKRGLTQERQVKEVRHD, from the coding sequence ATGCCCCGGTACGCCATGGCCATAGACCTTAGCCTCTGCGTGGGCTGCGCCGCCTGCGCGGTGGCCTGCAAGATGGAAAACCAGGTGCCCCCAGGGGTCTTCAACCTCTGGATAAGGGAGCGGGAGGTGGGGGCCTACCCGGACCTCACCGTGGAGTTCCGCCCCGAGCAGTGCCTGCACTGCGAAAACCCCCCCTGCGTCCCCGTCTGCCCCACGGGGGCAAGCTACCAGAGGGAGGACGGGCTGGTCCTGGTGGACCCCAGGCGGTGCATCGCCTGCGGGGCCTGCATCGCCGCCTGCCCTTACGACGCCCGCTACCTGCACCCCGCGGGCTACGTGGAGAAGTGCACCTTCTGCGCCCACCGCCTGGAAAGGGGCCAGGCGCCCGCCTGCGTGGCAACCTGTCCCACCTTCTGCCGCACCTTCGGCGACCTGGACGACCCGGAAAGCCCGGTTTCCCGGGCCCTGCGGGAGGCGGGGCGGGTGGACGTGCTTCGGCCGGAGCTGGGCACCAGGCCTAAGCTCTTCTACCTCAACGCCCCCTCCAAGCGGGGGCTCACCCAGGAGCGGCAGGTGAAGGAGGTGCGCCATGACTGA
- a CDS encoding molybdopterin-dependent oxidoreductase: MQRREFLKLSALGVGVGALALKGSGPARALKTPWYAQEVRTVYQICEGCFWRCGIVAHAVGNRVYKVEGYEANPKSRGRLCPRGQGAPQTTYDPDRLKRPLIRVEGSERGEGKYRVATWEEALDYVAKKMLEIKEKYGPEAIAFFGHGTGDYWFVDFLPAAWGSPNAAKPSVSLCTAPREVAAQWVFGRPIGGHEPIDWENARYIVLIGHHIGEDTHNTQLQDFALALKRGAKLVVVDPRHSTAAAKAHLWLPIKPGTDTALLLAWIHVLIYENLYDKEYVEKYTTGFEELKAHVKDFTPEWAEGHTEIPAETIRRVAREMAAHKPKAVLPPTRHNTWYGDDTYRVMALLYVNVLLGNYGRPGGFYIAQSPFLPEYPTPPLPLKPAAGGCAGPAVGDAEPEGFRPRADKGKFFARTTAIQELIEPMITGEPYPIKGLFAYGVNLFHSIPNVPRTKEALRKLDLYVAIDVLPQEHVMWADVILPEATYLERYDDFVLVAHQRPFIQLRVPAHEPLFDTKPGWWIARELGLRLGLEEFFPWQTIEEYLDTRLQAIGFDLETLKGMGTLVQRGRPWLEDWEREGRLPFGTPSGKIELYCQAFKEAGHQPLPVFTPPEEPPEGHYRLLYGRSPVHTFARTQNNWILMEMDPENEVWIHREEAQKLGLKNGDYVTLVNQDGVKEGPVRVKATERIRKDCVYIVHGFGHKAPLMKVAHGRGASDNYLQTRYKLDPISGGAGLRVNFVRLEKAERPRLPSLTALAKRPFDERRT; the protein is encoded by the coding sequence ATGCAAAGACGGGAGTTTCTCAAGCTTAGCGCCCTGGGCGTGGGGGTAGGGGCCCTGGCCCTCAAGGGGAGCGGCCCCGCGAGGGCCCTAAAGACCCCTTGGTACGCCCAGGAGGTGCGGACGGTCTACCAGATCTGCGAAGGGTGCTTCTGGCGCTGCGGCATCGTGGCCCACGCGGTGGGCAACCGGGTCTACAAGGTGGAGGGGTACGAGGCCAACCCCAAAAGCCGGGGCCGCCTCTGCCCCCGGGGCCAAGGGGCGCCCCAGACCACCTACGACCCCGACCGCCTGAAGCGGCCCCTGATCCGGGTGGAAGGGAGTGAGCGGGGCGAGGGCAAGTACCGGGTGGCCACGTGGGAGGAAGCCCTGGACTACGTGGCCAAGAAGATGCTGGAGATCAAGGAGAAGTACGGCCCGGAGGCCATCGCCTTCTTCGGCCACGGCACGGGAGACTACTGGTTCGTGGACTTCCTGCCCGCCGCCTGGGGCAGCCCCAACGCCGCCAAGCCCTCCGTATCCCTCTGCACCGCTCCCCGGGAGGTGGCCGCCCAGTGGGTCTTCGGCCGTCCCATCGGCGGCCACGAGCCCATCGACTGGGAAAACGCCCGCTACATCGTCCTCATCGGCCACCACATCGGGGAGGACACCCACAACACCCAGCTCCAGGACTTCGCCCTGGCCCTGAAACGGGGGGCCAAGCTGGTGGTGGTGGACCCCCGGCACTCCACCGCCGCGGCCAAGGCCCACCTCTGGCTTCCCATCAAGCCGGGCACGGACACCGCTTTGCTCCTCGCCTGGATCCACGTGCTCATTTACGAGAACCTTTACGACAAAGAGTACGTGGAGAAGTACACCACGGGCTTCGAGGAGCTCAAGGCCCACGTGAAGGACTTCACCCCCGAGTGGGCCGAGGGGCACACGGAAATCCCCGCGGAAACCATCCGCCGGGTGGCCCGGGAGATGGCGGCCCACAAGCCTAAGGCGGTGCTGCCCCCCACCCGGCACAACACCTGGTACGGGGACGACACCTACCGGGTGATGGCCCTCCTCTACGTGAACGTGCTCCTGGGGAACTACGGGCGGCCGGGCGGCTTCTACATCGCCCAAAGCCCCTTCCTCCCCGAATACCCCACGCCGCCGCTTCCCCTCAAGCCCGCGGCCGGGGGGTGCGCAGGGCCCGCGGTGGGCGACGCGGAACCCGAGGGCTTCCGCCCCAGGGCGGACAAGGGCAAGTTCTTCGCCCGCACCACGGCCATCCAGGAACTCATCGAGCCCATGATCACCGGGGAGCCTTACCCCATCAAGGGCCTGTTCGCCTACGGGGTGAACCTCTTCCACTCCATCCCCAACGTACCCCGCACCAAGGAGGCTCTCCGGAAGCTCGACCTCTACGTGGCCATCGACGTCCTGCCCCAGGAGCACGTGATGTGGGCGGACGTGATCCTGCCCGAGGCCACCTACCTGGAGCGCTACGACGACTTCGTCCTGGTGGCCCACCAGCGGCCCTTCATCCAGCTCCGGGTCCCCGCCCACGAGCCCCTCTTCGACACCAAGCCCGGCTGGTGGATCGCCCGGGAGCTGGGCCTCAGGCTGGGCCTGGAGGAGTTCTTCCCCTGGCAGACCATCGAGGAGTACCTGGACACCCGCCTGCAGGCCATCGGCTTCGACCTGGAAACCCTGAAGGGCATGGGCACCCTGGTGCAGCGGGGCCGGCCCTGGCTGGAGGACTGGGAGCGGGAAGGCCGCCTCCCCTTCGGCACCCCCTCGGGAAAGATCGAGCTCTACTGCCAGGCCTTCAAGGAGGCGGGCCACCAGCCCCTTCCCGTCTTCACCCCCCCGGAGGAGCCCCCGGAGGGCCACTATCGCCTCCTCTACGGCAGAAGCCCCGTGCACACCTTCGCCCGCACGCAAAACAACTGGATCCTCATGGAGATGGACCCGGAAAACGAGGTCTGGATCCACCGAGAGGAAGCCCAGAAGCTCGGGCTCAAGAACGGGGACTACGTGACCCTGGTGAACCAGGACGGGGTCAAGGAGGGCCCGGTGCGGGTGAAGGCCACGGAGAGGATCCGCAAGGACTGCGTCTACATCGTCCACGGCTTCGGCCACAAGGCCCCCCTCATGAAGGTGGCCCACGGCCGGGGAGCCTCGGACAACTACCTGCAGACCCGGTACAAGCTGGACCCCATCTCCGGCGGGGCGGGCCTAAGGGTGAACTTCGTCCGGCTAGAGAAGGCAGAACGCCCCAGGCTCCCCTCCCTCACCGCCTTGGCCAAGCGGCCCTTTGACGAAAGGAGGACGTGA
- a CDS encoding TorD/DmsD family molecular chaperone — protein sequence MELLGWVTASLFAPPGEALFRGFGAGTLEEALEELTGHPVVLPRVPPEELQAAYTALFVANPRGVPAPPYAGYALDGELLGPSLHRLLAVYREGGLEVQESWRDLPDHLAALGEAIALLGPRRPDLARRLLEEFLGPWLGRFGQAVKAHDPTGFYGTLVGLLEEAIHAKTGVSQA from the coding sequence ATGGAACTCCTGGGCTGGGTTACCGCAAGCCTCTTCGCACCACCGGGGGAGGCCCTCTTCCGAGGGTTTGGGGCAGGAACCCTGGAGGAGGCCTTGGAGGAGCTTACCGGCCACCCCGTGGTCCTGCCTCGGGTGCCCCCAGAGGAGCTCCAGGCCGCCTACACCGCCCTTTTTGTAGCCAATCCCAGGGGCGTCCCCGCTCCCCCTTACGCCGGTTACGCCCTGGACGGGGAGCTTCTCGGCCCTTCCCTCCACCGGCTCCTGGCAGTCTACCGGGAGGGGGGCCTCGAGGTGCAGGAGTCCTGGCGGGACCTGCCCGACCACCTGGCGGCCCTGGGGGAGGCTATAGCCCTCCTGGGCCCCCGTCGGCCCGACCTGGCCCGAAGGCTCCTGGAGGAGTTCCTGGGCCCCTGGCTGGGGCGCTTCGGTCAGGCGGTAAAGGCCCACGACCCCACCGGCTTCTACGGCACGCTGGTGGGCCTGTTGGAGGAGGCCATCCATGCAAAGACGGGAGTTTCTCAAGCTTAG
- a CDS encoding response regulator: protein MRVVLLEDHHLVRKGLRLLLEEGGHRVVAEFATAEEALAAPWEADLVLLDLNLPGMGGLEALPELAKRAKVLVVSMHDEPAYVARAFQLGARGYLPKHALDQELLEAMERLRRGLRYLHPSLTEALLDGQAEPGPEALSEREKAVVALLAHGYTLSQAAERLGLSVKTAYTYKQRALNKLGLMDTPDLVRWAREHGLA, encoded by the coding sequence ATGAGGGTGGTGCTCCTGGAGGACCACCACCTGGTCCGGAAAGGGCTCCGCCTCCTCCTGGAGGAGGGGGGGCACCGGGTGGTGGCGGAGTTCGCCACCGCCGAGGAGGCCCTGGCCGCCCCCTGGGAGGCGGACCTGGTCCTTTTGGACCTGAACCTTCCGGGGATGGGGGGCCTCGAGGCCCTCCCGGAGCTGGCCAAGCGGGCCAAGGTGCTGGTGGTCTCCATGCACGACGAGCCCGCCTACGTGGCCCGGGCCTTTCAGCTCGGAGCCCGGGGCTACCTCCCTAAGCACGCCCTGGACCAGGAGCTCCTGGAAGCCATGGAGCGCCTGAGGCGGGGCCTGCGCTACCTGCACCCGAGCCTCACCGAGGCCCTCCTGGATGGGCAGGCCGAGCCCGGCCCCGAGGCCCTTTCGGAACGGGAAAAGGCGGTGGTAGCGCTCCTCGCCCATGGCTACACCCTTTCCCAGGCCGCCGAGCGTCTGGGGCTTTCCGTAAAGACCGCCTACACCTACAAGCAGCGGGCCCTGAACAAGCTGGGCCTTATGGACACGCCGGACCTGGTGCGCTGGGCCCGGGAGCACGGCCTGGCCTGA